From the genome of Miscanthus floridulus cultivar M001 chromosome 10, ASM1932011v1, whole genome shotgun sequence, one region includes:
- the LOC136487719 gene encoding UDP-glycosyltransferase 73C5-like, with amino-acid sequence MASAKQSKKMRILLIPFFATSHIGPHTDLAVRLAAARPGSVEPSIAVTPANVAVVRSALERHGPAASGMVKIVTYPFPCVHGLAPGVENLSTAGDDAWRIDATAFDEALSRPAQEALLRERSLDAVVTDFQFFWNSGIAAELGLPCVVFSVIGPFSVLVMRLLSGGAVVVDGGGSDSSHAVAVPGLPGPEIRIPVSELPEFLRRPTKAKGAAYDRCNAAQATCLGVAVNTFADLEQEYRETYMRVGSLKRCYFVGPVSLPLPAAAAGISESPCIRWLDSKPSCSVVYVCFGTYAAISGDQLRELALGLEASGKPFLWVVRADGWAPPEGWEERVGERGMLVRGWAPQTAILAHPAVGAFLTHCGSSSLLEAAAAGVPMLTWPLVFDQFIEERLVTDVLRVGERVWSGARSTRYEERELVPAVAVARAVGRFLEPGGPGEAARGRARDLAVKAHAAVAEGGSSSRDLHRLIDDLIEARAAAGVAASPSSVASMETSSNADSK; translated from the coding sequence ATGGCCTCAGCTAAGCAGAGCAAGAAGATGCGCATACTTCTGATTCCATTCTTCGCCACCAGCCACATCGGCCCCCACACCGACCTCGCCGTCCGTCTCGCAGCGGCCAGGCCTGGCTCCGTCGAGCCCTCCATCGCCGTGACCCCGGCTAACGTCGCCGTGGTTCGGTCGGCACTCGAGCGGCACGGCCCCGCGGCGAGCGGCATGGTCAAGATCGTCACCTACCCGTTCCCGTGCGTGCACGGCCTCGCTCCGGGCGTGGAGAACCTCTCCACTGCCGGAGACGACGCGTGGCGCATCGACGCCACTGCCTTTGACGAGGCCCTCTCGCGGCCGGCACAGGAGGCGCTGCTCAGGGAGCGGTCCCTCGACGCCGTCGTCACGGACTTCCAGTTCTTCTGGAACAGTGGCATCGCCGCCGAGCTAGGCTTGCCGTGCGTCGTTTTCAGTGTCATCGGCCCCTTCTCGGTGCTCGTGATGCGCCTACTCAGCGGCGGCGCCGTTGTCGTTGACGGCGGCGGCTCTGACTCCTCCCATGCCGTCGCTGTTCCCGGGTTGCCGGGGCCAGAGATACGGATCCCCGTCAGCGAGTTGCCAGAGTTTTTGAGACGCCCAACGAAGGCTAAAGGCGCGGCGTACGACCGGTGCAACGCGGCGCAGGCCACGTGCTTGGGCGTCGCCGTCAACACGTTCGCAGACCTGGAGCAAGAGTACCGCGAGACATACATGCGCGTCGGATCTTTGAAGCGCTGCTACTTCGTCGGCCCCGTCTCACTGCCGTTGCCAGCGGCTGCAGCAGGCATCAGTGAGTCTCCATGCATCAGGTGGCTCGACTCCAAGCCGAGCTGCTCAGTGGTGTACGTGTGCTTCGGCACCTACGCTGCCATCTCGGGTGATCAGCTCCGGGAGCTGGCGCTCGGCCTGGAGGCCTCCGGGAAGCCGTTCCTGTGGGTGGTGAGGGCCGACGGGTGGGCGCCGCCGGAGGGCTGGGAGGAGCGCGTCGGGGAGAGGGGAATGCTGGTCAGAGGGTGGGCGCCGCAGACGGCGATACTCGCCCACCCTGCGGTGGGCGCGTTCCTGACGCACTGCGGGTCGAGCTCGctgctggaggcggcggcggccggcgtgccGATGCTGACGTGGCCGCTGGTGTTCGACCAGTTCATCGAGGAGCGGCTGGTGACGGACGTGCTCAGGGTCGGGGAGCGGGTTTGGAGCGGGGCGCGGAGCACGAGGTACGAGGAGAGGGAGCTCGTGCCGGCGGTGGCCGTGGCTCGGGCGGTGGGAAGGTTCTTGGAGCCAGGCGGGCCGGGGGAGGCGGCGAGGGGCAGGGCGCGGGATCTCGCCGTGAAGGCCCACGCGGCCGTCGCGGAAGGCGGCTCGTCGTCACGTGATCTGCACCGCCTCATCGACGACCTGATCGAAGCCAGAGCAGCTGCCGGCGTGGCAGCCTCACCGTCGTCCGTTGCATCCATGGAAACGAGCAGCAACGCTGACAGCAAGTAG